From one Lotus japonicus ecotype B-129 chromosome 3, LjGifu_v1.2 genomic stretch:
- the LOC130745693 gene encoding beta-glucuronosyltransferase GlcAT14C-like, whose amino-acid sequence MRNSKIPCRGLDYRLCILAFAVCLVLIGTVSRLSFANVSYTTVTRLQHYHPKRDVSKGKGYPPVLAYWIFGMKGESNKMLRLLKAVYHPRNQYLLQLDDGSSESERMDLALSVKSHKLFEAFGNVNVIGKSYAINRMGSSALSAPLHAAALLLKVNSDWDWFITLTASDYPLMTQDDLLHAFTFLPKYLNFIHYTNKTVRNVQRNTDQIVVDQSLHYEKSSPLFFAVESRETPEAFNMFHGSPWVILTRAFMEYCVKGWDNLPRKLLMFFSNVVYPLESYFHTVMCNSPEFQNTTVDNTLMYSLFDTDPSESQLLDISHYDTMLERGAAFARPFGEGDLVLEKIDDLILNRSSNGLVQGEWCSNTEINKTKKVSEDEGEFCSLSGNIDVVKPGMSGIKLGTLLDEIVNSGRSRTSQCQFYKG is encoded by the exons ATGAGAAATTCCAAAATTCCATGTAGAGGATTGGATTATCGTCTCTGCATTCTGGCTTTtgctgtgtgtttggtgttgatTGGGACAGTTTCAAGATTGAGTTTTGCAAACGTGTCTTACACCACAGTCACCAGGTTACAGCACTACCATCCTAAGCGAGATGTATCAAAAGGAAAAGGGTACCCTCCTGTTCTTGCGTATTGGATTTTCGGCATGAAGGGAGAGAGCAACAAGATGCTAAGGCTGTTGAAGGCAGTGTACCATCCAAGAAATCAGTACCTACTTCAGCTTGATGATGGTTCCTCTGAGTCTGAAAGAATGGACTTAGCTCTTTCAGTTAAATCCCATAAGTTGTTTGAGGCATTTGGGAATGTGAATGTCATTGGGAAAAGTTATGCCATCAATAGGATGGGATCTTCTGCACTTTCTGCTCCTCTGCATGCTGCTGCTTTGCTTCTTAAAGTTAACTCAGATTGGGACTGGTTCATCACTTTAACTGCTTCAGATTATCCTCTTATGACTCAGGATG ATCTCCTTCATGCTTTCACGTTCTTGCCAAAATATCTCAACTTCATTCATTATACTAACAAGACGGTTCGGAACGT GCAAAGAAACACTGATCAAATTGTGGTTGACCAAAGTTTGCATTATGAAAAGAGCAGCCCACTTTTCTTTGCTGTGGAATCCAGAGAAACCCCAGAAGCCTTTAACATGTTTCATG GTTCACCTTGGGTGATTCTTACAAGAGCTTTTATGGAGTACTGTGTGAAAGGGTGGGACAATTTACCGAGAAAGCTTCTAATGTTCTTCAGCAATGTGGTTTATCCCCTGGAATCTTATTTCCACACAGTCATGTGTAACTCCCCTGAGTTCCAGAACACCACTGTGGATAACACTTTAATGTACAGTCTTTTTGACACTGATCCTTCTGAATCCCAATTGCTTGATATATCACACTATGATACTATGTTGGAAAGAGGGGCTGCATTTGCACGTCCATTTGGTGAAGGTGATTTGGTTCTGGAaaaaattgatgatttgattctTAACCGATCTTCTAATGGGTTGGTTCAAGGAGAGTGGTGTTCTAACACTGAAATAAATAAGACTAAAAAGGTTTCAGAAGATGAAGGAGAGTTTTGCTCACTATCTGGAAACATTGATGTTGTAAAGCCAGGTATGTCTGGCATCAAGCTTGGAACTCTACTAGATGAAATTGTAAATAGTGGGAGATCTAGAACTAGCCAATGCCAGTTCTATAAAGGGTGA
- the LOC130745695 gene encoding uncharacterized protein LOC130745695, protein MLMEALSIHPAAETHSLLHRTPSSAVKTPRTAFLRISHHPPSQVVSLRVSALPPHLPSDADEGNASGLASQPQEENLNHAETQSSDKDTVEPLQTSNMSWSTITTQGGSVSGGGTRAGLFRTPISGGVQSATSAHGLPRPALAVRNLMEQARFAHLCTVMSRMHHRREGYPFGSLVDFAPDSMGHPVFSFSPLAIHTRNLLANPRCTLVVQIPGWSGLSNARVTIFGDVYPLPEDQQEWAHKQYIAKHHQGPSQQWGNFYYFRMQNISDIYFIGGFGTVAWVDVKEYETLQPDKIAVEGGEQYLKELNAIFSKPLKKLLSNETEIDDAALISIDSKGTDIRVRQGAQFNIQRISFDEGQNVETLEEAKAALQKLIHRGKVHNLHQ, encoded by the exons ATGCTAATGGAAGCACTGTCGATTCACCCTGCGGCGGAGACTCATTCCCTCCTCCACCGCACTCCTTCTTCCGCCGTCAAAACACCGCGCACCGCTTTCCTCAGAATCTCCCATCACCCACCCTCGCAGGTTGTCTCTCTTCGCGTCTCTGCTCTCCCACCTCACCTTCCCAGCGATGCCGATGAAGGCAATGCCTCCGGTTTAGCTTCTCAGCCTCAAGAG GAAAATTTAAACCATGCTGAGACTCAGAGTTCTGATAAAGATACAGTTGAGCCACTACAAACTAGTAACATGTCATGGTCAACTATCACTACACAAGGGGGGAGTGTATCTGGTGGGGGTACCAGGGCTGGACTTTTCAGAACACCTATTTCTGGTGGTGTCCAGAGTGCTACCTCGGCTCATGGTTTACCTAGACCAGCTTTGGCGGTACGCAATTTGATGGAGCAG GCCAGGTTTGCTCATTTGTGCACTGTAATGTCTCGCATGCACCACCGGCGAGAAGGATATCCGTTTGGTTCCTTGGTTGATTTTGCACCAGATTCAATGGGCC ATCCAGTATTTTCATTTTCTCCTCTCGCAATTCACACAAGGAATTTGCTGGCTAACCCAAGATGCACTCTTGTTGTTCAG ATACCTGGATGGAGTGGCTTGTCCAATGCAAGGGTGACAATTTTTGGAGATGTCTATCCACTTCCAGAAGATCAACAG GAATGGGCTCATAAGCAGTACATTGCGAAACATCATCAGGGTCCTTCTCAACAGTGGGGCAACTTCTACTATTTTAGGATGCAGAATATAAG TGACATATATTTCATTGGAGGCTTTGGTACCGTTGCTTGGGTGGATGTAAAGGAATATGAAACCCTTCAACCTGATAAGATTGCAGTTGAGGGTGGTGAGCAGTATCTAAAG GAGCTCAATGCCATATTCTCAAAGCCCCTAAAGAAACTTCTATCTAATGAGACTGAGATAGACGACGCAGCACTCATATCTATAGACAGCAAAGGGACTGATATTAGGGTCCGTCAAGGTGCCCAG TTCAACATTCAGAGAATATCATTTGATGAAGGGCAGAATGTAGAAACATTAGAAGAAGCTAAAGCTGCTCTGCAGAAATTAATACACAGAGGGAAGGTGCACAACTTGCATCAATAA